The Bifidobacterium eulemuris genome includes a window with the following:
- the dapA gene encoding 4-hydroxy-tetrahydrodipicolinate synthase, translating into MSEHDIHLLNPAPFGRILPAMVTPMKADGSVDFDAAQKLAKALVADGADGIVVNGTTGESPVTHIDEKVDLVRAVKEVVDVPVISGAGSNDTAHTVRMVEQTQEAGADAVLVVMPYYSRPSQDGVVGHYKAVNDSTDKPIIVYDVPGRTGLKVTVDTYDRLAALDHVVAVKDATGDLAAAVEKQQRTGLAWYSGDDGLFLPFLSIGAVGIISVIAHVASAPMRELAEAFDRGDIHEAQRLANQLAPLVHALNGDGYQAVMAKAACRVNGTLESTEMRLPNIGPDAIQLDKAEEGMRASGLL; encoded by the coding sequence ATGAGTGAGCATGACATCCATCTTCTGAATCCAGCCCCGTTCGGCCGCATCCTTCCCGCGATGGTCACTCCGATGAAGGCCGATGGCAGCGTCGATTTCGATGCCGCGCAGAAGCTGGCCAAGGCGTTGGTCGCCGACGGCGCGGATGGCATCGTGGTCAATGGCACCACCGGCGAATCGCCCGTCACCCATATCGACGAGAAGGTCGACCTCGTGCGCGCGGTCAAAGAGGTCGTGGATGTGCCCGTCATTTCGGGCGCCGGCTCCAACGACACCGCGCATACCGTGCGTATGGTCGAACAGACCCAGGAGGCGGGCGCCGACGCGGTGCTCGTCGTCATGCCCTACTATTCCCGTCCCTCCCAGGACGGCGTCGTCGGCCACTACAAGGCCGTCAACGACTCCACCGACAAGCCGATCATCGTCTACGATGTGCCCGGCCGCACCGGCCTGAAGGTCACGGTCGACACCTACGACCGTCTGGCTGCGCTCGACCATGTCGTGGCCGTCAAGGACGCCACCGGCGACCTCGCCGCGGCGGTCGAGAAGCAGCAGCGCACCGGTCTAGCCTGGTATTCGGGCGACGACGGTCTGTTCCTGCCGTTCCTGTCCATCGGCGCGGTGGGCATCATCTCCGTGATCGCGCACGTCGCCTCCGCGCCGATGCGCGAACTGGCCGAGGCCTTCGACCGCGGCGACATCCACGAGGCGCAGCGCCTCGCCAACCAGCTCGCGCCGCTGGTGCACGCCCTGAACGGCGACGGCTATCAGGCCGTGATGGCCAAAGCCGCCTGCCGTGTCAACGGCACGCTTGAATCCACCGAAATGCGTCTGCCGAACATCGGCCCGGACGCCATCCAGCTCGACAAGGCCGAGGAGGGCATGCGCGCCTCCGGCCTGCTCTGA
- the dapB gene encoding 4-hydroxy-tetrahydrodipicolinate reductase: MIKVSVVGAKGRMGRHVVDAVNGAPDMQLALTLDAGDDLTQITPDNTDVVVEFTVPSVTLDNVLTLIAQGVDVVVGTTGWTDERLDQVREALAKAPREGQKAFIAPNFAISAVLADYFSTQAAKYFESVEVIELHHPNKVDAPSGTAIHTAQGIAAARKAAGLPAVPDATETDGGSRGQSVDGIQVHAVRLRGLNAHEEVLFGNAGEQLTIRADSFDRGSFMPGVLLAARKLASDAPAGLTVGLANFLDL, from the coding sequence ATGATCAAGGTTTCCGTGGTTGGCGCGAAGGGACGTATGGGCCGTCATGTGGTGGACGCGGTGAACGGCGCGCCCGACATGCAGCTGGCGCTCACGCTTGACGCGGGCGACGACCTGACCCAGATCACCCCGGACAACACCGACGTGGTGGTGGAATTCACCGTGCCGTCCGTCACGCTCGACAATGTGCTCACGCTGATCGCGCAGGGAGTCGACGTGGTGGTGGGCACCACCGGCTGGACCGACGAGCGTCTCGACCAGGTGCGTGAGGCGCTCGCCAAGGCCCCGCGCGAGGGGCAGAAGGCGTTCATCGCGCCGAACTTCGCCATCTCCGCCGTGCTGGCCGATTATTTCTCCACGCAGGCGGCGAAGTATTTCGAATCCGTCGAGGTGATCGAACTGCACCATCCGAACAAGGTGGACGCCCCCTCCGGCACCGCGATCCACACGGCGCAGGGCATCGCCGCGGCCCGCAAGGCCGCCGGACTGCCGGCCGTGCCGGACGCCACCGAAACCGACGGCGGCTCGCGCGGCCAGTCGGTTGACGGCATCCAGGTGCACGCCGTGCGTCTGCGCGGGCTCAACGCCCATGAGGAGGTGCTGTTCGGCAACGCGGGGGAGCAGCTGACGATCCGCGCCGACAGCTTCGACCGCGGCTCCTTCATGCCGGGCGTGCTGCTCGCCGCGCGCAAGCTAGCCTCCGACGCCCCCGCGGGCCTCACCGTCGGCCTGGCCAACTTCCTCGACCTCTAG